A region of Argentina anserina chromosome 5, drPotAnse1.1, whole genome shotgun sequence DNA encodes the following proteins:
- the LOC126795387 gene encoding protein NUCLEAR FUSION DEFECTIVE 2, with translation MVPRTFTVFTIFIFAIVPQIQFQKIGLLRRAMTHASFSEENNKALSILGASIIDTSASLRLLGKNIEISAKEVNRRISEISKVESSCAADGLRLELHKVVRVSSKTNSSAPVVVCGAFRAIFGAIALDFGKSDDAGSIFWVVHGGDVGGVMAV, from the exons ATGGTTCCTCGTACTTTCACAGTGTTCACCATCTTCATCTTCGCAATCGTTCCTCAAATTCAG TTCCAAAAGATTGGATTGCTTCGGCGTGCAATGACCCACGCCTCATTCTCTGAAGAGAACAACAAGGCACTGAGCATTCTGGGTGCCAGTATCATAGACACATCTGCCTCTTTACGACTACTTGGGAAAAATATTGAGATTTCTGCAAAAGAAGTGAACCGTCGTATATCAGAGATCTCCAAGGTTGAATCTTCCTGTGCTGCTGATGGGCTGCGATTGGAGCTGCATAAGGTGGTTAGAGTCTCTTCCAAGACTAATAGTTCAGCTCCTGTGGTAGTTTGTGGGGCTTTCAGAGCAATCTTTGGTGCCATTGCATTAGATTTTGGGAAGTCGGATGATGCTGGAAGCATATTCTGGGTTGTTCATGGCGGTGATGTTGGAGGAGTCATGGCAGTTTGA
- the LOC126795145 gene encoding uncharacterized protein LOC126795145 — MDDLESVGHGRTSSRCCFCIPSSSQWWDRARNDDGWWSRGMRAIYKVREWSEIVAGPKWKTFIRRFNRSRSGGVGGRHGKFQYDPLSYALNFDEGPVAEEEDESGGFRDFSARFAPVKSSDAA; from the coding sequence ATGGACGACTTGGAGTCAGTAGGCCATGGAAGAACCAGCTCCCGCTGCTGCTTCTGCATCCCTTCCTCGTCGCAGTGGTGGGACCGGGCTCGTAACGACGACGGATGGTGGTCCCGAGGCATGAGGGCCATTTACAAGGTCCGCGAGTGGTCCGAGATCGTCGCCGGACCCAAGTGGAAGACTTTCATCCGCCGTTTTAATCGGAGCAGGAGCGGCGGCGTCGGCGGCAGGCACGGCAAGTTCCAGTACGATCCTTTGAGTTACGCTTTGAACTTCGACGAGGGACCggtggcggaggaggaggatgagtCCGGCGGGTTTAGAGATTTCTCTGCCCGGTTCGCTCCGGTGAAGAGCTCCGACGCGGCGTGA
- the LOC126793349 gene encoding RNA-dependent RNA polymerase 2 produces MGAAAVPERPTVRVTNIPCTITAKELLAFLESTVGPDSIFAVEIASDHKNWKSRGYGRIQFTSLAHKARAKSLSSSADLVFKSHNLRLFDNHDDIIARPLDPTHRLDDTVLHAGFSVNEETMSVLESWEGVRAWVMPERKRVEFWVWKDGVCYKMEIAFENIVESVGCSLGGDKVNAILFKLKFGPKIYRQVSGPNVASKFSADRYHICKEDFDYLWVRSTDFSEMKSIGHSTSFCWEIQQDVAAVGIFMNFPSFRKDMVVDLMFEDGEGYVSVSETIPLVKCEPDWKLPYEILFQLNALVHAQKISLAAAESDLIEFFGGLSMDTANVLLEKLQKLKTTCYDPLKFVTLQLQLLEKRSKKRLSPHERLMEHNVMSCHRALITPSKIYCLGPELEKSNYVVKNFAQYASDFMRVTFVEEDWGKLPVNALSTSVEQGFFAKPFRTSIYQRILSILRDGIVIGDKRFEFLAFSASQLRSNSVWMFASNDKVKAEDIRDWMGCFNKIRSVSKCAARMGQLFSSSTQTLVVPQQEVELIPDIETNYDGVSYCFSDGIGKISSSFARQVARKCGLNHTPSAFQIRYGGYKGVIAVDRNSYKKLSLRSSMLKFDSNNRMLNVTKWSSSMPCFLNREIITLMSTLGVEDEAFEALQQEQLNLLGSMRTERNVALNALEKLSGADSNNILVKMLLQGYEPNLEPYLSMMLQAHYEHHLTDLKSRCRIYVPKGRILVGCLDETGSLNYGQVYVRITMTKAEQEMGNQNFFQRVDEATCVVTGKVVVTKNPCLHPGDVRVLEAVYDVGLEEKNMVDCLVFPQKGERPHPNECSGGDLDGDLFFISWDKSLVPPSTVPPMDYSARRPRNMDHDVTLEEIQKFFVDYMINDNLGAISTAHLVHSDHEPEKAMSKKCLELADLHSMAVDFAKTGAPAEMSWILKPKEFPDFMERVEKPMYISSGALGKLYRAIRSSVFQEQKPVVWSQQMAEAAYDRELEVEGFESFLDLAESHRDMYIEKMRSLMNYYEAATEDEILTGNLRNRAAYLQRDNRRYFDLKDRILLSLKTLQKEAKGWFESCCKVSEQQRLASAWYHVTYNSAYYQEDMNCLSFPWIAGDILLNIKSLNSRRNRPVTRT; encoded by the exons atgggcGCGGCGGCGGTGCCGGAGAGGCCCACCGTCCGAGTGACCAACATCCCCTGCACCATCACCGCCAAGGAGCTGCTCGCCTTCCTCGAGTCCACTGTCGGCCCCGACTCCATCTTCGCCGTCGAAATCGCCAGCGACCACAAGAACTGGAAATCCCGCGGCTACGGCCGCATCCAGTTCACCTCCCTGGCCCACAAAGCCCGAGCCAAGtccctctcctcctccgccgACCTCGTCTTCAAGTCCCACAACCTCCGCCTCTTCGACAACCACGACGACATCATCGCCCGCCCGCTCGACCCCACGCACCGCCTCGACGACACCGTTTTGCACGCCGGGTTTTCCGTCAACGAGGAGACCATGAGCGTGCTGGAGTCTTGGGAGGGCGTCCGGGCCTGGGTCATGCCCGAGCGGAAGCGGGTCGAGTTTTGGGTCTGGAAGGACGGTGTCTGTTACAAAATGGAGATTGCGTTTGAGAATATTGTGGAGTCTGTTGGGTGCTCTTTGGGTGGTGATAAAGTTAATGCTATACTCTTCAAG CTCAAGTTTGGGCCGAAGATTTATCGGCAAGTATCAGGGCCTAATGTAGCTTCCAAGTTCAGTGCTGATCGGTATCACATTTGCAAGGAAGACTTTGATTATCTGTGGGTGAGAAGTACGGATTTTTCAGAGATGAAGTCGATTGGGCATTCGACTTCGTTTTGCTGGGAGATTCAGCAAGATGTTGCAGCTGTGGGGATATTCATGAATTTTCCGAGCTTTAGGAAAGATATGGTGGTGGATCTCATGTTTGAGGATGGTGAGGGATATGTTTCCGTGTCTGAGACGATTCCGCTTGTGAAATGTGAACCGGATTGGAAGTTGCCTTATGAGATTCTTTTCCAGCTCAATGCGCTTGTTCATGCTCAGAAGATTAGCCTTGCTGCAGCAGAGTCTGATTTGATTGAGTTTTTTGGTGGTTTGAGTATGGACACTGCTAATGTGCTTCTTGAGAAGCTGCAGAAGCTCAAGACGACTTGTTATGACCCTCTGAAATTTGTGACTTTGCAACTGCAACTCCTGGAGAAACGCTCTAAGAAACGTCTCTCTCCTCATGAGAGATTAATGGAGCATAACGTTATGAGTTGTCACAGGGCCTTGATCACCCCATCAAAGATATACTGCTTGGGTCCTGAGCTTGAAAAATCAAACTATGTTGTGAAGAATTTTGCACAGTATGCTTCGGATTTTATGAGAGTTACATTTGTTGAAGAGGATTGGGGCAAGCTTCCTGTAAATGCTCTCTCCACAAGTGTTGAACAAGGTTTCTTTGCAAAACCTTTTAGGACTAGTATATATCAGCGGATATTGTCTATTCTTCGAGATGGAATTGTGATTGGAGATAAAAGATTTGAGTTTCTGGCTTTCTCAGCAAGTCAACTTCGATCAAATTCTGTCTGGATGTTTGCTTCAAATGACAAGGTAAAAGCTGAAGATATCAGGGACTGGATGGGTTGCTTCAACAAAATCCGCAGTGTATCTAAATGTGCAGCTAGGATGGGTCAACTATTCAGTTCTTCCacgcaaactcttgttgtccCTCAACAAGAAGTGGAGCTCATTCCTGACATTGAGACTAATTATGATGGTGTAAGTTACTGCTTCTCTGATGGTATTGGAAagatttcttcatcttttgCCAGACAAGTGGCTCGAAAATGTGGATTGAATCACACGCCATCAGCATTCCAAATTCGATATGGTGGATATAAAGGGGTGATAGCTGTTGACCGTAATAGTTACAAGAAACTGTCTCTACGTAGTAGTATGCTCAAATTTGACTCAAACAACAGAATGCTTAATGTCACTAAATGGAGTTCCTCCATGCCCTGCTTTCTGAATCGAGAAATAATAACTCTCATGTCTACTTTAGGGGTAGAGGATGAAGCATTTGAAGCATTGCAACAGGAGCAATTGAATCTGTTGGGAAGCATGAGGACAGAAAGAAATGTCGCACTGAATGCCCTAGAGAAACTAAGTGGTGCTGATTCCAATAACATCCTTGTAAAGATGTTGCTCCAAGGTTATGAGCCCAATCTGGAACCGTATCTCTCAATGATGCTTCAAGCACACTACGAGCACCACCTGACTGATTTAAAGAGTAGGTGCCGCATATATGTCCCAAAAGGAAGAATCTTGGTAGGGTGTTTGGATGAAACTGGTAGTTTAAATTATGGTCAAGTTTATGTAAGAATAACCATGACAAAAGCGGAGCAAGAAATGGGGAATCAGAATTTCTTCCAGAGGGTGGATGAGGCAACATGTGTGGTAACAGGGAAGGTGGTTGTCACCAAAAATCCTTGTCTTCATCCAGGAGACGTCAGGGTACTTGAGGCTGTGTACGATGTGGGACTAGAAGAGAAGAATATGGTGGACTGTCTTGTGTTTCCCCAGAAAGGAGAAAG GCCTCATCCAAATGAATGCTCTGGTGGTGATCTGGATGGAGACTTGTTTTTCATAAGTTGGGATAAAAGTCTTGTACCTCCTTCTACTGTACCTCCTATGGACTATTCTGCACGTAGACCTCGCAATATGGATCATGACGTGACTTTAGAG GAAATTCAAAAGTTCTTTGTGGATTACATGATAAATGATAATTTAGGTGCCATCTCTACTGCACATCTAGTTCATTCTGACCACGAACCAGAAAAGGCCATGAGTAAGAAATGCCTGGAGTTGGCAGACCTGCACTCCATGGCTGTTGACTTTGCCAAAACTGGTGCACCAGCTGAAATGTCATGGATATTAAAACCAAAAGAATTTCCCGATTTCATGGAAAGGGTGGAGAAACCGATGTACATCTCCAGTGGTGCATTGGGAAAGTTATATCGTGCAATTCGTAGCTCGGTTTTTCAAGAACAAAAGCCTGTTGTCTGGTCACAGCAGATGGCTGAAGCAGCTTATGACAGGGAGCTTGAAGTGGAAGGTTTCGAATCTTTCCTTGACCTTGCAGAAAGTCACAGGGACATGTACATTGAGAAGATGAGAAGTCTCATGAACTATTATGAAGCAGCAACCGAGGATGAAATACTTACTGGTAACCTCCGAAACCGTGCAGCCTATCTACAGCGGGATAACAGAAGATACTTCGACTTAAAGGATCGCATACTGCTGTCACTGAAGACCCTGCAGAAGGAAGCAAAAGGATGGTTCGAGAGCTGCTGCAAGGTGAGCGAGCAGCAGCGATTGGCCTCAGCCTGGTACCATGTAACCTACAACTCAGCTTATTACCAGGAAGACATGAACTGCCTGAGCTTTCCATGGATTGCGGGCGACATCCTGCTCAACATCAAGTCTCTGAACAGCCGAAGAAACCGCCCCGTTACAAGGACATAG
- the LOC126796271 gene encoding RING-H2 finger protein ATL47-like gives MSPVIFVVVVVLAVIFFIGGLVHLVLRLFIMSSSSPIFQSISRHPAESSSSRNLRRQLQHLFRLHDSGLDQAVIDSLPVFCCKDIVGSDEQFDCAICLCEFSEPDKLRLLPHCGHAFHMDCIDTWLLSNSTCPLCRGPLLGSGLVLENPVLNFDDCGAMSTRFSGDGDNGGLSGRRCSASEEAGGEKRVFSVRLGKFRSSTNEGMEETSIDTKLHIDDKHLKVSGNLEGKKISGCRKGESFSVSKIWLWSKENKFPDSLTTHTGMPSFIVTSPVNGRT, from the exons ATGAGTCCAGTAATTTTTGTGGTTGTAGTAGTTCTAGCTGTTATCTTCTTCATTGGTGGTCTTGTTCATTTGGTTTTGAGATTGTTCATTATGAGCTCATCTTCACCAATATTTCAATCCATTAGTAGACACCCTGCAGAAAGCTCTAGCTCTAGAAATCTTCGAAGACAGCTTCAACACCTCTTCCGCTTACACGATTCAGGCCTAGACCAAGCTGTCATAGACTCTTTGCCTGTGTTCTGCTGCAAAGACATTGTTGGTTCAGATGAGCAATTTGATTGTGCTATCTGTCTTTGTGAGTTTTCTGAGCCTGACAAGTTGAGGTTGCTTCCTCATTGTGGTCATGCATTTCATATGGATTGTATTGACACTTGGcttctctcaaattcaacatgtcCTCTTTGTAGAGGCCCCCTTTTGGGCTCAGGTCTGGTATTGGAAAACCCGGTGTTGAATTTTGATGACTGTGGAGCAATGTCAACTAGGTTCAGTGGTGATGGAGACAATGGGGGTTTAAGTGGTCGGAGATGTTCAGCTTCGGAGGAAGCTGGTGGCGAAAAGAGGGTGTTTTCAGTGAGACTTGGCAAGTTCAGGAGCTCAACAAATGAAGGAATGGAAGAAACAA GCATTGATACAAAGCTACACATTGATGACAAACACCTTAAAGTTAGTGGGAATTTAGAGGGGAAGAAAATCAGTGGGTGCCGGAAAGGTGAGAGCTTCTCTGTGTCCAAGATCTGGCTTTGGTCTAAGGAGAACAAATTCCCAGACTCTTTGACTACTCATACTGGTATGCCTTCTTTTATTGTAACTTCTCCAGTCAATGGTAGAACATAA
- the LOC126796268 gene encoding probable inactive receptor kinase At2g26730, which yields MKRNANQRAIVHNTQLVHRKMSRIPFWELFIVIFLIFRVANSEENEVKQALVQFMQKLSPENATRDGQWGWNMSTDPCTSNWTGVECNKKGLVRKIKLEKANLTGVLDASSLRVTKTLVVLSLKDNNITGLLSEDIALCKDLTHLYLSGNHFSGVLPESLSQLSNLKRFDISNNNFNGELPDMQKISGLLSFLVQNNQLEGSIPEFDFSNLKEFNVSNNLFSGPIPDVKGHFNASSFAGDPNLCGEPLTTSCPPVPMKSKKSSSQKVLIFSGYVILGLVVVLFLVYKFFNRGKSCEEKKQNPNKEAESLETPSSIPSTTTTSNYKAGGGNQTSEFSLTSVESGIAAPLVVFTSPLLMGLTFEQLLRAPADLLGKGKNGSLYKVLLDGGVNLVVKRIRNCGMSSDDFKTRMMKIDRVKCHNVLPTIAFYCSRQEKLLVYEYQPNGNLFNLLHRSPKGQIFDWGSRLNVADSIAEALAFMHGELNEDGIAHGNLKSMNILFNMAMEPCISEYGIMMAETQEQSVFSSNNEIRNDNATKGHPYGTFNGDVYAFGVILLELLTGKMVQKNGFDLPSWVNSMIKEEWTVEVFDRALILEGSSEERMVSLLQVALKCINSSPTDRPAMDQVSLMIKSIKEDEESSVTFDP from the exons ATGAAAAGGAATGCAAACCAGAGAGCCATTGTTCACAATACTCAACTTGTGCATCGAAAAATGAGTCGTATCCCATTTTGGGAActttttattgtgatttttcTCATCTTTCGTGTTGCAAATTCAGAAGAAAATGAGGTGAAGCAAGCCCTAGTGCAGTTCATGCAGAAACTGTCACCAGAAAATGCAACAAGAGATGGCCAATGGGGTTGGAACATGAGCACAGATCCTTGCACAAGCAACTGGACTGGCGTGGAATGCAACAAAAAGGGTCTTGTGAGGAAGATAAAACTCGAAAAGGCCAACCTCACCGGAGTTCTTGATGCGAGTTCTCTTCGTGTTACAAAGACTcttgttgttttgagtcttaaaGACAACAATATTACTGGTCTGCTCTCAGAAGACATTGCACTTTGCAAAGATTTAACtcacttgtatttgagtgggAATCATTTCTCTGGGGTCCTTCCTGAATCTCTCTCTCAGTTGAGCAATCTGAAAAGATTTGATATATCCAACAATAACTTCAATGGTGAGCTTCCTGATATGCAAAAGATTTCGGGCTTGTTATCTTTTCTTGTTCAAAACAATCAACTCGAGGGTTCAATTCCGGAGTTTGATTTCTCTAATCTTAAGGAGTTCAATGTCTCCAACAACTTGTTCAGTGGTCCGATCCCTGATGTCAAAGGCCATTTCAATGCAAGCAGCTTTGCAGGTGATCCTAACCTGTGTGGGGAACCACTCACTACTTCCTGCCCACCAGTTCCAATGAAGTCAAAGAAGTCTTCATCCCAAAAGGTTCTTATCTTCTCAGGCTATGTAATACTTGGCCTAGTTgtggtgttgtttttggtatataagtttttcaatAGAGGAAAATCatgtgaagaaaaaaaacaaaaccctaATAAGGAGGCCGAGTCACTTGAGACTCCTAGCAGTATACCtagtactactactactagtaACTACAAGGCCGGTGGGGGAAATCAGACATCAGAGTTTTCCTTGACATCTGTTGAATCTGGAATTGCTGCGCCGCTTGTGGTTTTCACCAGTCCATTGTTGATGGGATTGACTTTTGAGCAGTTGCTCCGAGCTCCAGCTGACCTGCTTGGGAAAGGAAAAAATGGGAGCCTCTACAAAGTCTTGCTTGATGGAGGGGTTAACTTGGTTGTGAAGAGAATCAGAAATTGTGGGATGTCGAGCGATGACTTCAAGACTAGGATGATGAAAATTGACCGAGTGAAGTGTCACAATGTGTTACCTACAATTGCATTTTATTGTTCAAGGCAAGAGAAGCTCTTGGTCTATGAATATCAACCAAATGGAAATCTGTTTAATCTTCTTCATA GATCTCCAAAAGGCCAAATCTTTGACTGGGGAAGCAGATTGAATGTTGCAGATAGCATTGCTGAGGCACTCGCCTTCATGCACGGAGAGCTAAATGAAGATGGTATTGCTCATGGTAACCTAAAGTCCATGAACATTTTGTTCAACATGGCCATGGAACCTTGCATCAGTGAATATGGAATAATGATGGCTGAAACTCAAGAACAGTCGGTCTTTTCTTCCAATAATGAAATCCGAAATGACAATGCTACAAAAGGCCATCCATATGGCACATTCAATGGTGATGTTTATGCTTTTGGGGTGATTCTTCTTGAGCTTCTAACAGGGAAGATGGTCCAGAAGAACGGTTTTGATTTGCCTAGCTGGGTGAACTCCATGATCAAAGAGGAATGGACTGTTGAGGTTTTCGACAGGGCTTTGATATTGGAAGGTTCAAGCGAGGAAAGGATGGTGAGCTTGTTGCAGGTAGCATTGAAATGCATAAACTCTTCTCCAACTGATAGGCCAGCTATGGATCAAGTTTCCTTGATGATCAAGTCGATAAAAGAGGATGAGGAGAGCTCTGTAACATTTGATCCATGA
- the LOC126796274 gene encoding ubiquitin-conjugating enzyme E2-23 kDa-like — protein sequence MSSPSKRREMDVMKLMMSDYNVETINDGLNEFNVEFHGPKESIYEGGVWKIRVELPDAYPYKSPSIAFMNKIFHPNVDELSGSVCLDVINQSWSPMFDLLNVFEVFLPQLLLYPNPSDPLNGDAASLMMKDRKLYDQKVKEYCEKYAKKEHITNTTPEEDSGDENISDDEGSDSSDDDIAGHADP from the exons ATGTCTTCTCCAAGCAAGAGAAGAGAGATGGATGTCATGAAGTT GATGATGAGTGACTATAATGTGGAGACAATAAATGATGGGCTTAATGAGTTTAATGTGGAATTCCATGGTCCGAAAGAAA GCATTTATGAAGGAGGAGTATGGAAAATTCGTGTGGAGCTTCCAGATGCATATCCATACAAGTCTCCTTCTATTGCCTTCATGAACAAGATATTTCATCCAAACGTTGATGAGCT TTCTGGTTCTGTCTGCTTAGATGTTATTAACCAATCATGGAGTCCAATGTTTG ACCTTCTAAATGTTTTCGAAGTATTCCTTCCACAATTGTTGCTGTATCCGAATCCATCAGACCCACTCAATGGTGATGCAGCGTCATTGATGATGAAGGACCGAAAACTCTATGATCAGAAAGTGAAAG AGTATTGTGAAAAGTATGCAAAGAAGGAGCATATTACTAATACTACACCAGAAGAGGatagtggtgatgagaatatTAGTGATGATGAAGGAAGTGATTCGAGTGACGACGACATCGCTGGACATGCAGACCCGTAG
- the LOC126796272 gene encoding RING-H2 finger protein ATL48-like — translation MEKMKEVEPSLEVFFEEKQRKKNPLVPFGAFLTAGVLTAGLISFRQGNSQLGQKLMRARVVVQGATVALMVGTAYYYGENPWKKN, via the exons ATGGAGAAGATGAAGGAGGTTGAGCCCAGTTTAGAGGTGTTCTTTGAGGAGAAGCAGAGGAAGAAGAACCCTTTGGTACCGTTTG GGGCCTTTTTGACTGCTGGTGTGCTCACCGCTGGCTTAATCAGTTTCAGGCAAGGTAATTCGCAGTTAGGCCAGAAGCTGATGAGAGCTCGTGTGGTTGTGCAAGGTGCCACAGTAGCGCTTATGGTTGGCACTGCATACTACTATGGGGAGAATCCATGGAAGAAAAATTAA
- the LOC126796270 gene encoding WAT1-related protein At3g28050-like, which yields MERYLPFAGMVMVECLDVGMTTLSKAAMSRGMSHFVFVVYSNALATLILLPPSFIIHRNKRPPLTFSILCKFFLLSLAGITIMQNCVFTGVSYSSPTLASAMSNLIPAFTFFLAVIFRMEKLDLRNSRSRIKIIGTLVSISGALVVTLYKGAPLLSKPVPDTSPSNTSSSTSMNNWIIGGLFLAAASSCVAIWNTAQAAILKGYPSEMTIVSFYSLFGTIQCTILSLFFERNPNAWTLRPDIELASIFYSAICGGVVTFSVQTWCIKKKGPVFVAMFKPLGIAIAATLGAIFLGEELHVGSLIGAVVIVVGFYGVIWAQSKEEKGLDIRTKEDDEFQEDDEVDRLQPLSQKKPLLESEAHV from the exons ATGGAGAGGTACTTGCCATTTGCTGGGATGGTAATGGTGGAGTGTTTGGATGTGGGAATGACCACACTAAGCAAAGCAGCCATGTCCAGAGGAATGAGtcactttgtttttgttgtctaCTCCAATGCTCTTGCCACTCTCATCCTCCTCCCTCCTTCTTTCATTATCCACAG AAATAAGAGACCACCATTGACCTTCTCCATTTTATGTAAATTCTTCCTTCTTAGCCTTGCTGG GATCACTATTATGCAGAACTGTGTGTTTACTGGGGTAAGCTACAGCTCTCCCACTCTTGCTTCTGCAATGAGCAATTTGATCCCAGCTTTCACTTTCTTTCTTGCTGTCATCTTCAG aatggagaagttagATTTGAGAAACTCAAGAAGCCGGATCAAAATCATTGGCACCCTGGTGTCTATCTCAGGAGCACTGGTTGTAACTCTCTACAAGGGTGCTCCTCTTTTATCCAAACCAGTTCCTGACACTTCACCCTCGAACACCTCTTCGTCGACATCCATGAATAATTGGATCATCGGAGGCCTTTTCCTTGCAGCAGCTTCTTCATGTGTTGCAATATGGAATACTGCTCAG GCTGCCATTCTAAAAGGTTACCCATCAGAGATGACCATAGTCTCCTTTTATTCATTATTTGGAACCATTCAATGTACAATActttctttgttctttgagAGGAATCCAAATGCCTGGACGCTGAGGCCTGACATTGAGCTTGCCTCTATCTTCTATTCA GCTATTTGTGGAGGTGTTGTAACATTCTCTGTGCAAACATGGTGCATTAAGAAGAAAGGACCAGTGTTTGTGGCTATGTTTAAGCCTTTAGGAATTGCCATTGCTGCTACGCTAGGTGCTATCTTTCTAGGGGAAGAACTCCATGTTGGAAG TCTTATTGGAGCAGTGGTCATTGTTGTGGGTTTTTATGGAGTAATCTGGGCACAATCCAAAGAGGAAAAAGGTTTGGATATAAGAACAAAGGAAGATGATGAATTccaagaagatgatgaggTTGATAGGCTGCAGCCATTATCTCAGAAGAAGCCTCTATTGGAGAGCGAAGCACACGTCTGA